A single region of the Novosphingobium sp. genome encodes:
- a CDS encoding EamA family transporter, with protein sequence MASASWLFWSLLSAVFAALTAIFAKIGIEGINSDLATFLRTIVIVLILGAMLIFGGKFHALDQISARSWAFLVLSGLATGASWLCYFRALKMGDAARVAPIDKLSVVIVALAGVFLLGENLSARGWLGIGLITLGAICVALA encoded by the coding sequence ATCGCCTCAGCCTCATGGCTGTTCTGGAGCCTGCTTTCGGCGGTCTTTGCCGCCTTGACGGCAATCTTCGCCAAGATCGGCATCGAGGGCATCAATTCCGATCTCGCGACCTTTTTGCGGACCATCGTGATCGTCCTGATTCTGGGGGCCATGCTGATCTTCGGGGGCAAGTTCCATGCGCTGGATCAGATCAGCGCACGCAGTTGGGCGTTTCTGGTGCTCTCGGGTCTGGCGACGGGGGCATCATGGCTCTGCTATTTCCGGGCACTCAAAATGGGGGATGCGGCAAGGGTTGCGCCGATTGACAAGCTGAGCGTCGTCATCGTCGCATTGGCCGGCGTCTTCCTGCTGGGCGAAAACCTCAGTGCGCGCGGTTGGCTGGGCATAGGCCTGATCACTCTGGGCGCAATCTGCGTCGCACTGGCCTGA
- a CDS encoding TonB-dependent receptor has product MNKTLSSAFHRSAIRSSKALLLSAAGPVALACAAPALADEGAAAPLAVTATAETPIGEPILVTARRRDENVQKVPIAISVIGSEALAKTGNYTLSQVQQLVPSLQVYSFNPRNTNINIRGLGANVSLTNDGLENGVGFYLDNVYYGRPGQSQFDLVDLQQIEVLRGPQGTLFGKNTTAGAINITSKAPSFRPEAYGEASGGNYGYYQFRASVSAPIIADKAAFRLSISDTHRDGYLTNIHDGSKAQDYDNVAIRGQLLIKPADAVSVKLIGDYANQRQNYVLNVPVAYVTNYDSGAVLANNIVQRAARANYTLLPASPFARIGDSDSHYQAKMRSYGVSGQVDWDLGGPALTSITAYRWWDWDPANDGDSTGLPVTTKAQQANRQRQFSQEIRLASQGKHTIDWVVGAYYFWQTIRGYGASAYGSAAANWNLPTANQAVAAAALNGFEANSFSDPITRSYALFGQANWNISERLSFTGGLRYTHEDKSGVYRQWWAAGTDLSTLSAADAQTATAYRNAFNPQTSYSIGLSDDSVSGLATLSWKAARDVLIYGSYSRGSKSGGLNLTNIPAGFTTSALTVRPETVDNVEVGVKSQWFDRHLTANLAGFWTNVKDYQTAISAYNALGSLVQYISNIPKVRSRGIEGDLTYTPSRWVTLTASGSYVEALYRDYANAPQALENNPAAIAAGGSGPTQNLSGVQLPGVPRFSYSLGADVAQPLKGGGLVVYGHADFAHKSSFNTSSNNSRYAQVPGYGLLNARLGIRSESDRWDLSVWARNLTNTNYFQALSAAATGYITGTIGDPRTYGVTVKTKW; this is encoded by the coding sequence GTGAACAAGACGCTTTCGTCCGCTTTTCATCGCAGCGCCATCCGCAGCAGCAAGGCCTTGTTGCTGTCTGCCGCCGGTCCCGTCGCGCTGGCCTGCGCAGCCCCGGCGCTGGCCGATGAAGGCGCCGCAGCCCCTCTCGCGGTCACCGCCACCGCTGAAACCCCGATTGGCGAGCCCATTCTGGTGACCGCGCGCCGTCGCGACGAGAATGTGCAGAAGGTGCCCATCGCCATCAGCGTGATCGGTTCCGAAGCTCTGGCCAAAACGGGCAATTACACGCTGTCCCAAGTCCAGCAGCTCGTGCCCAGTCTTCAGGTTTACAGCTTCAATCCGCGCAACACCAACATCAACATTCGCGGGCTGGGTGCCAATGTCTCGCTGACCAATGACGGGCTGGAGAATGGCGTCGGCTTCTATCTGGACAATGTCTATTACGGGCGGCCCGGCCAGTCGCAGTTCGATCTGGTCGACCTCCAGCAGATCGAGGTGCTGCGCGGGCCGCAGGGCACGCTGTTTGGCAAGAACACCACGGCGGGCGCGATCAACATCACCAGCAAGGCACCCAGCTTCAGGCCCGAAGCCTATGGCGAGGCCAGCGGCGGCAATTACGGCTATTACCAGTTTCGCGCCTCGGTTTCCGCGCCGATCATCGCGGACAAGGCCGCGTTCCGCCTGTCGATCTCCGACACGCATCGGGACGGCTATCTGACCAACATCCACGATGGATCGAAGGCGCAGGATTACGACAATGTCGCGATCCGCGGCCAGTTGCTGATCAAGCCCGCGGACGCAGTCTCGGTCAAGCTGATCGGTGATTATGCCAATCAGCGGCAGAACTATGTGCTCAACGTTCCGGTGGCCTATGTCACCAATTACGACAGCGGCGCCGTTCTGGCGAACAACATCGTGCAGCGCGCGGCGCGGGCGAATTACACGCTGCTGCCTGCCAGCCCCTTTGCGCGGATCGGCGATTCAGACAGCCATTATCAGGCCAAGATGAGAAGCTATGGCGTCTCGGGCCAGGTCGACTGGGATCTGGGCGGGCCCGCCCTCACCTCGATCACGGCCTATCGCTGGTGGGACTGGGACCCGGCCAATGATGGCGACAGCACTGGCCTGCCCGTCACGACCAAGGCGCAGCAGGCCAACCGCCAGCGCCAGTTCAGTCAGGAAATCCGCCTCGCCTCGCAAGGCAAGCACACCATCGACTGGGTGGTGGGCGCTTATTACTTCTGGCAGACGATCCGTGGCTACGGCGCCTCGGCCTATGGTTCGGCAGCGGCCAACTGGAACCTGCCCACCGCCAATCAGGCGGTTGCGGCGGCTGCCCTCAACGGCTTCGAGGCGAACAGCTTTTCCGATCCGATCACGCGCAGCTATGCCCTGTTCGGACAGGCGAACTGGAACATCTCCGAGCGGCTCAGCTTCACCGGTGGGTTGCGCTACACCCATGAGGACAAGAGTGGCGTCTATCGCCAGTGGTGGGCGGCGGGCACCGATCTTTCCACCCTGTCAGCGGCGGATGCGCAGACCGCGACAGCCTATCGCAACGCCTTCAACCCCCAGACCAGCTACAGCATCGGCCTGAGCGACGACAGCGTTTCAGGCCTGGCCACGCTGAGCTGGAAGGCAGCGCGCGATGTGCTGATCTATGGCTCCTATTCGCGCGGCAGCAAGTCGGGCGGGCTCAACCTTACCAACATTCCGGCGGGCTTCACCACCTCGGCGCTGACCGTGCGCCCCGAAACGGTCGACAATGTCGAAGTTGGCGTGAAATCGCAGTGGTTCGACCGGCATCTGACTGCCAATCTCGCCGGCTTCTGGACCAATGTGAAGGATTATCAGACCGCCATTTCCGCTTACAATGCGCTGGGCTCGCTGGTGCAATATATTTCCAACATTCCCAAGGTGCGCTCGCGCGGCATCGAGGGCGATCTGACCTACACCCCCAGCCGCTGGGTGACGCTGACCGCCTCGGGCTCCTATGTGGAGGCGCTGTACCGCGACTATGCCAATGCGCCGCAGGCGCTTGAGAACAATCCGGCGGCCATCGCGGCGGGTGGATCGGGGCCGACCCAGAACCTGAGCGGCGTGCAACTGCCCGGCGTGCCGCGCTTCTCCTATTCGCTGGGCGCGGATGTGGCGCAGCCGCTCAAGGGCGGCGGGCTGGTCGTTTATGGCCATGCCGATTTCGCGCATAAATCCAGCTTCAACACCTCCTCCAACAACAGCCGTTACGCGCAGGTGCCGGGCTACGGCCTGCTCAATGCGCGGCTGGGCATCCGCTCGGAAAGCGACAGATGGGATCTGTCCGTCTGGGCCCGCAATCTGACGAACACCAACTACTTCCAGGCGCTCAGCGCGGCCGCCACCGGCTACATCACCGGCACCATCGGCGATCCGCGCACCTATGGCGTCACCGTCAAGACCAAATGGTGA
- a CDS encoding MFS transporter, whose protein sequence is MATVYSAREGAATARSTPNGARGKAHRPEAWRLAGFAALSVPIYAAQMPLAVHLPAIYTQHFGLSLGVIGLLFLIERLWGAVSDPLIGALSDRTSSRFGRRRPWIAAGSVLFGLACLALFFPSRALVSPAYLGLGLFLLYLGWSMMQIPYLAWSGEISADYHGRTRVATYQQVAGSFALLMVLVLPTIIDQLRPGDSGLRLAAMGAAVLVSLVIALPLTLRAFPEQTPGEAPAGTTPVRRQPLGRTLSLIVREKLLRRVLLSDFAVTAGQGTRAGLIVFFATFYMGLPQWASGLYLLQFIFGVVAGPVWAQIGYRFGKHRAAIAGELAQVAINLGLLLVVPGGIALMVALTVAQGLTQSSGNLMLRSMVADIADEHRLRTGEDRAALFFSAFSVSMKAGTAFAVGVALPLVGWLGFSPHAAHNTPEALRGLLYVFALGPALAHLLSAWLIMGFPLDEARHAEVRRALAERAAATPFSTAAE, encoded by the coding sequence ATGGCGACAGTCTATTCCGCAAGGGAGGGCGCCGCCACCGCGCGCTCCACTCCCAACGGCGCGCGCGGCAAGGCGCATCGGCCCGAAGCCTGGCGGCTGGCGGGCTTTGCCGCCCTGTCGGTGCCGATCTATGCCGCGCAGATGCCGCTCGCGGTGCATCTGCCCGCGATCTACACGCAGCATTTTGGCCTTTCGCTGGGCGTGATCGGCCTGCTGTTCCTGATCGAGCGCCTGTGGGGCGCCGTCAGCGACCCGCTGATCGGCGCGTTGAGCGACCGGACAAGCAGCCGCTTCGGGCGCCGCCGTCCCTGGATCGCGGCGGGGTCGGTGCTGTTCGGTCTGGCCTGCCTGGCCCTGTTCTTTCCGAGCCGGGCGCTGGTGTCGCCCGCCTACCTCGGGCTTGGGCTGTTCCTGCTCTATCTCGGCTGGTCGATGATGCAGATCCCCTATCTGGCCTGGTCCGGGGAGATTTCCGCCGACTATCATGGCCGCACCCGCGTGGCGACCTATCAGCAGGTGGCCGGTTCCTTCGCGCTGCTGATGGTGCTGGTCCTGCCGACGATCATTGACCAGTTGCGCCCCGGCGACAGCGGCTTGCGGCTGGCGGCGATGGGGGCGGCGGTGCTGGTCAGTCTGGTGATCGCCCTGCCGCTGACCCTGCGCGCCTTTCCCGAGCAGACCCCAGGCGAGGCACCGGCCGGCACGACACCGGTCCGCCGCCAGCCCCTTGGCCGCACGCTGAGCCTGATCGTCCGCGAGAAGCTGCTGCGCCGCGTCCTGCTCTCGGATTTCGCGGTCACGGCGGGGCAGGGCACGCGCGCCGGATTGATCGTCTTCTTCGCCACCTTTTACATGGGCCTGCCGCAATGGGCGAGCGGCCTCTATCTGCTGCAGTTCATCTTCGGTGTCGTGGCCGGCCCCGTCTGGGCGCAGATCGGCTATCGCTTCGGCAAGCATCGCGCCGCCATCGCCGGAGAGCTGGCGCAGGTGGCCATCAATCTGGGCCTGCTCCTCGTGGTGCCGGGCGGCATCGCCCTGATGGTGGCGCTGACCGTGGCGCAGGGGCTGACGCAAAGCTCGGGCAATCTGATGCTGCGCTCGATGGTCGCCGATATCGCCGATGAACACCGCCTGCGCACCGGCGAGGATCGCGCCGCCCTGTTCTTCTCGGCCTTCAGCGTCTCGATGAAGGCGGGCACCGCCTTTGCCGTGGGCGTGGCGCTGCCGCTGGTGGGCTGGCTGGGCTTCAGCCCGCATGCCGCGCACAATACGCCCGAAGCGCTCAGGGGCCTGCTCTATGTCTTCGCGCTGGGCCCGGCGCTCGCCCATCTGCTCTCGGCCTGGCTGATCATGGGCTTCCCGCTCGATGAAGCGCGCCATGCCGAGGTCCGCCGCGCGCTTGCCGAGCGGGCCGCCGCCACCCCTTTCTCCACCGCCGCCGAATAA
- a CDS encoding TauD/TfdA family dioxygenase, with translation MTDTIHRFSNAADDQSPLDIVPVAGRIGAEIRNVRLSGDLDAATLGAVRAALLRHKVIFFRGQHDLTDQEHEAFAALLGDPVAHPTVPVVEGSRYLLELDSKEGEAASSWHTDVTFVEAYPKASILRALTIPEAGGDTLWANGVTAYEELTEPLRALVDGLWAVHTNKYDYAGTFGSKDSKRAEAYSKIFASTVYETEHPVVRVHPETGERSLLLGHFVKQFVGLTSADSQRIFAILQDHITKPENTVRWRWQVGDVAIWDNRATQHRAIADFGLQRRTLRRATVAGDVPVSIDGRRSRTVKQESAEVTDA, from the coding sequence ATGACTGATACCATCCACCGCTTCAGCAATGCCGCCGATGATCAAAGCCCGCTCGACATCGTGCCGGTTGCAGGCCGGATCGGCGCGGAAATCCGCAATGTGCGCCTGTCAGGCGATCTTGATGCCGCCACGCTGGGGGCGGTGCGCGCCGCTCTGCTGCGGCACAAGGTGATCTTCTTCCGTGGCCAGCACGATCTGACCGATCAGGAGCATGAGGCCTTCGCCGCCCTGCTGGGCGATCCGGTGGCCCATCCCACGGTGCCGGTGGTCGAGGGTTCGCGCTATCTGCTCGAACTGGATTCGAAGGAGGGTGAGGCCGCCTCGAGCTGGCACACCGATGTCACCTTCGTGGAAGCCTATCCCAAGGCCTCGATCCTGCGTGCGCTGACCATCCCCGAGGCGGGCGGCGACACGCTGTGGGCCAATGGCGTGACCGCCTATGAAGAGCTGACCGAGCCGCTTCGCGCTCTGGTCGATGGATTGTGGGCGGTGCATACCAACAAATATGATTATGCCGGCACCTTCGGCAGCAAGGATTCCAAACGCGCCGAGGCCTATTCCAAGATCTTCGCCTCGACCGTTTATGAAACCGAGCATCCCGTCGTGCGCGTCCACCCCGAAACCGGGGAGCGCAGCCTGCTTCTGGGCCATTTCGTCAAGCAGTTTGTCGGGCTGACCTCGGCGGATTCGCAGAGAATCTTCGCCATCCTGCAGGACCACATCACCAAGCCGGAAAACACCGTGCGCTGGCGCTGGCAGGTCGGCGACGTGGCCATTTGGGACAATCGCGCCACCCAGCATCGCGCCATCGCCGATTTCGGCCTCCAGCGTCGCACGCTGCGCCGCGCCACGGTGGCGGGCGACGTGCCGGTCTCGATTGACGGCCGTCGCAGCCGCACCGTGAAACAGGAAAGCGCCGAGGTGACCGACGCCTGA
- a CDS encoding MarR family transcriptional regulator, translating to MTSQPPFDAVVADLTLAVGGLIRRLRADVRATDLNLSEAAVVARLEREGPLTTAALARAEAMKPQSMGALIAQLERQELVERQPHPTDGRQMLIALTKAGLAARHRQQAAKRAWLLAAMERLEPSEVQTLQAAIPLIRRLGEG from the coding sequence ATGACCAGCCAGCCCCCCTTCGATGCCGTGGTGGCCGATTTAACCCTTGCCGTGGGCGGCCTCATCCGCCGGCTTCGGGCTGATGTGCGGGCCACGGACCTCAATCTCTCCGAAGCCGCCGTCGTGGCCCGTCTGGAGCGCGAAGGACCTCTCACAACCGCCGCGCTGGCCCGCGCCGAAGCGATGAAGCCCCAGTCGATGGGCGCGCTGATTGCCCAGCTTGAGCGTCAGGAGCTGGTGGAGCGGCAACCCCATCCCACCGACGGGCGGCAGATGCTGATCGCCCTGACCAAGGCGGGCCTTGCCGCGCGCCACCGCCAACAGGCCGCCAAGCGTGCCTGGCTGCTCGCCGCGATGGAGCGGCTCGAACCATCCGAAGTGCAGACCTTGCAGGCCGCCATCCCTCTGATCCGGCGCCTTGGCGAAGGCTGA
- a CDS encoding isochorismatase family protein: MPVTTLDPRTALIVVDLQKGIVALPGAHPMGDVVAGAVTLLAAFRRHALPVVLVNVTGLAPGRTEHSMSGLRFSPDFADLLPELDPRPQDILVTKRTWGAFTGTDLEARLRAHGVTQVVICGVATSAGVESTARFAHELGFNVTLATDAMTDMSREAHDNSLARIFPRLGESGTVEAIAALLDARG, translated from the coding sequence ATGCCTGTCACCACGCTCGATCCCCGGACGGCGCTGATCGTCGTCGATCTTCAGAAAGGCATTGTCGCCTTGCCCGGCGCTCATCCGATGGGCGATGTGGTGGCCGGGGCCGTCACCCTGCTGGCAGCCTTTCGCCGACACGCCCTGCCGGTCGTTCTCGTCAATGTCACGGGGCTGGCGCCGGGCCGCACCGAACACAGCATGAGCGGCTTGCGCTTCTCGCCCGACTTTGCCGATCTGTTGCCCGAACTCGATCCTCGGCCCCAGGACATTCTGGTGACCAAGCGGACCTGGGGCGCCTTCACCGGCACCGATCTGGAGGCGCGGCTGCGCGCGCATGGGGTGACGCAGGTGGTGATCTGCGGTGTGGCCACCAGCGCGGGGGTGGAATCCACGGCGCGCTTCGCCCATGAACTGGGTTTCAACGTCACCCTGGCCACCGATGCCATGACCGACATGAGCCGCGAGGCGCATGACAACAGCCTCGCGCGGATCTTCCCCCGTCTGGGTGAGAGCGGCACGGTCGAGGCCATCGCCGCCCTGCTCGACGCCAGAGGCTGA
- a CDS encoding DHA2 family efflux MFS transporter permease subunit: MASAARDRPEKLDPSVYKICFVAVFGPLLSQVDATIVNVSLSGLAAELKTSLSTIQWVTSGYLLALTLVLPLNGWLLERIGAKRLFLMCLAGFTMSSALCGLAWSAASLIAFRAFQGISGGLMAPMAQMLVARAAGKQMSRVVGYMSLPVLFAPIVGPMIAGIILQYATWRWLFLVNVPVGLLALGLAFMLLPEDRQDLRPRGLDWGGLALLSPGLVLFLYGTQGLAQAAGWLEMAAGVSLIGLFLWAARARGDDALIDLRLFRGPVFRACAITQFLSNGALFAGQMLVPVFLVGACGRAPTDMGWMLAPLGLGMLVSSLAMSILTQRLGTRRLVRGGAALASVSTLSFVWLAWHGLDLWVLMPALFLRGMGQGSVGLPTMSAAYTTVAKRDLPMATTSINIVQRIGGPTMTTLCATLLAWRLGVDQIGHGSLTPGLNAYGWAFLVLGLLHGAVCLTARRLPSRVEKGA; encoded by the coding sequence ATGGCATCGGCAGCGCGGGACAGGCCTGAAAAACTCGACCCTTCGGTCTATAAGATCTGCTTTGTCGCGGTGTTCGGCCCCCTGCTGTCGCAGGTCGATGCGACGATCGTGAACGTCTCGCTGTCCGGGCTGGCGGCGGAGTTGAAAACCTCGCTTTCCACCATCCAGTGGGTGACCAGCGGCTATCTTCTGGCGCTGACACTGGTGCTGCCGCTCAACGGCTGGCTGCTGGAGCGGATCGGCGCCAAGCGGCTGTTCCTGATGTGCCTTGCCGGTTTCACGATGTCCTCGGCGCTGTGCGGTCTGGCCTGGTCGGCGGCGTCGCTGATTGCCTTTCGGGCGTTTCAGGGGATCAGCGGTGGTTTGATGGCCCCCATGGCGCAGATGCTGGTGGCGCGCGCGGCGGGCAAGCAGATGAGCCGGGTGGTGGGCTATATGTCCTTGCCGGTGCTGTTCGCGCCGATCGTGGGGCCGATGATCGCGGGGATCATTCTGCAATATGCCACATGGCGCTGGCTGTTTCTGGTCAATGTGCCGGTCGGACTGCTCGCGCTGGGGTTGGCCTTCATGCTGCTGCCCGAGGATCGGCAGGATCTGCGCCCGCGCGGGCTGGACTGGGGCGGGCTGGCGCTGTTGTCGCCGGGGCTGGTGCTGTTCCTCTATGGCACGCAGGGTTTGGCTCAGGCGGCGGGCTGGCTGGAGATGGCTGCGGGCGTCAGCCTGATCGGCCTGTTTCTGTGGGCAGCGCGGGCGAGGGGTGATGATGCGCTGATCGATCTGCGGCTGTTCCGGGGCCCGGTGTTTCGCGCTTGCGCGATCACCCAGTTCCTGTCGAATGGCGCGCTGTTTGCCGGGCAGATGCTGGTTCCGGTGTTTCTGGTCGGGGCTTGCGGGCGGGCCCCCACCGATATGGGCTGGATGCTGGCGCCGCTGGGGCTGGGCATGCTGGTGAGCAGTCTGGCGATGAGCATCCTGACCCAGCGGCTTGGCACACGCCGGCTGGTGCGTGGCGGGGCGGCGCTGGCTTCGGTCTCGACCCTGTCCTTCGTCTGGCTGGCGTGGCATGGGCTCGACCTCTGGGTGTTGATGCCGGCGCTGTTCCTGCGCGGCATGGGGCAGGGATCGGTCGGTCTGCCGACCATGTCGGCGGCCTATACCACCGTCGCCAAGCGGGACCTGCCCATGGCCACCACATCGATCAACATCGTGCAAAGGATCGGCGGCCCGACCATGACGACCCTGTGCGCGACCCTTCTGGCCTGGCGGCTGGGGGTGGATCAGATCGGCCATGGCAGCCTGACGCCGGGCCTCAATGCCTATGGCTGGGCGTTTCTGGTGTTGGGGCTGCTGCATGGCGCGGTCTGCCTCACGGCGCGGCGGTTGCCGTCCCGTGTGGAGAAGGGCGCGTAA
- a CDS encoding TonB-dependent receptor, which translates to MSFAAMWLVAANAHAQGAPASGTEVGQAPAGGADAAAPEIIVNGIRGSMKAAETIKRNSDQIVDAIVAQDIGKFPDPTVASALQRVPGVQVSVGDNNEIVNPLVRGLGDILTTLNGREVFTGAGRGFSFQDVPAEALAGAQVYKNNSANMIEGGVAGVINMDLHRPFDFKKFTLAGSYKQTRSSNLGTTYPAVSALIADRFDTDVGEMGFLLSGSYSRTKFDRPVAFDDLMRSGNHHAGTGSQGALMPTGVGGLNQFGTYSRPQINGSFQWQASDHLQVYADGLWAGYRNTSSTAFLINDAYAPGSTITNLKLDSSHCNDYQVGTDGYYNPNGAVEHLCNATSYTALNGRGFTSNQAHKQSTDDLIFGGGMKFDQDRFHADLDVSYEKSTYRNKTFIIDIGKSIPELDVTTNDGGGVNFSAPGNPLGQQGGWTFTNGLYDERSKSTGTLFATALNTKYEVGGILKEIQVGARYAGRIGDFQDVIVNPAAPGGAYVTPIDGQGLPSNFLQPVPGVPRIYGGQAWLQPGTDVLLDRGVEDRLLTIFNQPTGDQPYDPARSFHASERTYSGYVQAKYGIELGGPIVLDGLVGLRISRTDRTIAGTGTVTNPNGTTTLVPVSRTTSDTDFLPNFSARLKLGGGLQLRASYAKVLSRPDFGSLNPGLSYAVSTNANIQNGGSQGNPDLKPQKADEFDAIAEYYFGKSNAISLGVYQKNITGRVITTGVLTQIAGINYLIQTPRNLGAAKLKGIEASAQYFFDFLPGALSGFGVYGNFTLADSKVTARSDSLYGQPLLGVSKYNYNTGLLYEKYGLSARLIYTHRSQYMDGDNTTSVNLRPVNQGTFLNGVRAAGRLDFSIGYDVTPNITLTFDGTNVTRTPYRSFYGDVTNPHDIRFDDTTYAIGARFRL; encoded by the coding sequence GTGTCGTTTGCTGCGATGTGGCTTGTCGCCGCCAATGCGCATGCGCAGGGCGCTCCGGCCAGCGGCACCGAAGTCGGGCAGGCGCCCGCCGGTGGGGCCGACGCCGCAGCTCCGGAAATCATCGTGAACGGCATCCGTGGTTCGATGAAGGCCGCCGAGACCATCAAGCGCAATTCGGACCAGATCGTCGATGCCATCGTCGCTCAGGACATTGGCAAGTTCCCGGATCCGACCGTCGCCTCCGCGCTGCAGCGCGTGCCGGGCGTGCAGGTCTCCGTGGGCGACAACAACGAGATCGTGAACCCGCTGGTGCGCGGCCTCGGCGATATTCTCACCACGCTGAACGGGCGCGAAGTCTTCACCGGCGCGGGCCGTGGCTTCTCGTTCCAGGACGTGCCCGCCGAAGCACTGGCAGGCGCTCAGGTCTACAAGAACAACAGCGCCAACATGATCGAGGGCGGCGTTGCCGGCGTCATCAACATGGATCTGCATCGCCCGTTCGATTTCAAGAAGTTCACGCTGGCGGGCAGCTACAAGCAGACCCGCTCCAGCAATCTGGGGACGACCTATCCCGCCGTCAGCGCGCTTATTGCGGACCGTTTTGACACCGATGTCGGAGAGATGGGCTTCCTGCTGAGCGGTTCCTATTCGCGCACCAAGTTCGACCGCCCGGTGGCGTTCGACGATCTGATGCGCTCGGGCAATCATCACGCGGGCACCGGCTCCCAGGGTGCGCTGATGCCGACCGGCGTGGGCGGCCTCAACCAGTTCGGCACCTATTCGCGTCCGCAGATCAACGGCTCGTTCCAGTGGCAGGCCAGCGACCATCTGCAGGTCTATGCCGATGGGCTTTGGGCGGGTTATCGCAACACCTCCTCCACTGCCTTCCTCATCAATGATGCCTATGCGCCGGGCAGCACCATCACCAACCTCAAGCTCGATAGCAGCCACTGCAACGACTATCAGGTCGGCACGGATGGTTATTACAACCCCAATGGCGCGGTCGAGCATCTGTGCAATGCGACCTCCTACACAGCCCTCAACGGTCGCGGCTTCACCAGCAATCAGGCGCATAAGCAAAGCACCGATGATCTGATCTTCGGCGGCGGCATGAAGTTCGACCAGGACCGTTTCCACGCCGATCTCGACGTGTCGTATGAAAAGTCGACCTATCGCAACAAGACCTTCATCATCGACATCGGCAAGAGCATCCCCGAACTCGATGTCACCACCAATGACGGCGGCGGTGTGAACTTCTCCGCGCCGGGCAACCCGCTCGGCCAGCAGGGCGGCTGGACCTTCACCAACGGCCTGTATGACGAGCGTTCCAAGTCGACCGGCACGCTGTTCGCCACTGCGCTCAACACCAAATATGAAGTCGGCGGCATCCTGAAGGAAATTCAGGTCGGTGCGCGCTATGCTGGCCGCATCGGCGATTTCCAGGATGTGATCGTCAACCCCGCCGCGCCCGGCGGCGCCTATGTCACCCCGATCGATGGTCAGGGCCTGCCGTCCAACTTCCTGCAGCCGGTTCCCGGCGTGCCGCGCATTTACGGCGGCCAGGCCTGGCTGCAGCCGGGCACGGATGTGCTGCTCGATCGCGGTGTCGAGGATCGTCTGCTCACCATCTTCAACCAGCCGACCGGCGACCAGCCCTATGATCCGGCGCGCAGCTTCCATGCGAGCGAAAGGACCTATTCGGGCTACGTCCAGGCCAAATACGGGATCGAACTGGGCGGACCGATCGTGCTTGACGGCCTTGTCGGCCTGCGCATCTCCCGCACGGATCGCACCATTGCGGGTACGGGCACGGTCACCAATCCGAACGGGACGACCACGCTGGTTCCCGTCAGCCGCACCACCAGCGACACCGATTTCCTGCCCAATTTCAGCGCTCGCCTGAAGCTGGGCGGTGGCCTGCAGCTGCGTGCCAGCTACGCCAAGGTGCTGTCGCGTCCCGACTTCGGCTCGCTCAATCCGGGCCTGAGCTATGCGGTGTCGACCAATGCCAACATCCAGAACGGCGGATCGCAGGGCAACCCGGATCTGAAGCCGCAGAAGGCCGACGAATTTGACGCCATCGCCGAATATTACTTCGGCAAGTCGAACGCGATCTCGCTTGGCGTCTATCAGAAGAACATCACGGGGCGCGTCATCACCACGGGTGTCCTGACGCAGATTGCCGGGATCAACTATCTGATCCAGACCCCGCGCAACCTTGGCGCGGCCAAGCTGAAGGGCATCGAGGCGAGCGCGCAGTATTTCTTCGACTTCCTGCCCGGTGCGCTCTCCGGTTTCGGCGTCTATGGCAACTTCACGCTGGCCGACAGCAAGGTGACCGCGCGCAGCGACAGCCTCTATGGCCAACCGCTGCTGGGCGTATCCAAGTATAACTACAACACCGGCCTGCTCTACGAAAAGTACGGCCTGTCGGCACGCCTGATCTACACCCACCGCTCGCAGTATATGGATGGCGACAACACCACCTCGGTCAATCTGCGTCCGGTCAATCAGGGCACCTTCCTCAATGGCGTGCGCGCCGCGGGTCGCCTCGATTTCAGCATCGGCTATGACGTGACGCCGAACATCACGCTGACCTTCGACGGCACCAATGTCACCCGCACGCCCTATCGCAGCTTCTACGGTGACGTGACCAATCCGCACGACATCCGCTTCGATGACACGACCTATGCGATCGGTGCGCGTTTCCGCCTCTGA